ACCGcagtgatgaatacgatcctcaactggatggaactgaaataaataatttgaatgttgcaatcctatcggacttatgatagcaacctgaatcgtaacaaagcactgtttgcTAGAGGAGGACTGGCCACcagactaagcctggtttctcccaaggtttttttctgcattttaacacctatttgccacctgatgttacctgttggagtttgggttccttgcccctatcgcctttggcttgcttagttggggacacttgacatttgatattcaacagtgctttgatctgcctgcattgacactattctttaaaagctgctgtgcagccaaaatgatataccagttatcaatgtaaagctgctttgacacaatctgcattgtaaaaagcgctacataaataaaggtgacttgacttgaactaCGCATAGCAATGCTACTGCATTTTACACATTCAACTGTACACCATTTCTAGTTAAAGATGAGTCACATTTCATCTCTTTGTGATTTTAAGTTTTGATCGAAAAAGTTTCTAATTTGCTTTTATAgaaattgtgtattttattCTGAGGTTCAGATGTTATATTCAGTTTCTGCAatgaagcagaaaaaaaaattgctctATAATTCGATCCTAACATCACAAGTAAGATGTTCTTAGTTTCATTTACAAAGAGATTctgggggggaaaaaagaaaaattctgGTAATTGCTCTTGCATTGTGTTATTTTCTTCATTTACACTGCCAGAGCGTTCCCACCTGATATGTAATGTACTTCACGTGTTTACACGTACATGAAATCCAATAGCAAATTATATAGTAgtttatgcgtatttggcgtgccgTCCAGGGAAGGGCGCTGAGTTTGGAATttggcccaaacccagagtacaCCCCTTCCATGACTGGGATAGAAACCAGCCAAGAGCAAGGTGATGGGTTGAATGGAGGGATGCTGTGAAACGTGTCGCGGGATAGAGGTGAGAGACGGGCTTATATACAGGCTTCTCCTTgtgctgattgattgattaccCGAACGTGCTCCTCCCGAATTCTGTTAAATAATTTCACGAGTTCActcttacaaataatcagataaaaagtgaaaagtatgcgtatttggcatgctgtctgAAGGGAGGGCTCGAAACTCAGAATTTAGCCTGAATCCAACATACTCCTTATATGCCTGGTTAATAGTAACCAGGTGAttgtgaggagacggggtggtgtAGGGATGGAGAAAACTATCGAGGACCATAGATGAGTCagctatgtatatatatatatatatatatatatatatatatatatatatatatataggcctccCTCGTGCTGATTGGATAGGCAACATGAACATGTTCCCCccaatcttaaagggttagttcacccaaaaatgaaatttgtttcattaattactcaccctcatgctgttgcAAATCCgtgagaccttcattcatcttcggaacacaaattaagatatttttgatgaatccgagaggtatatgacttgtccatagacagcaatacaATCAAcgctttcaaggtccagaaaggtactaaaggcaTCGTTAAAAccgtcgacgtgactgcagtggttcaaacttaattttatgaagtgatttTAACAAAACATCATATTGTGTATGCTGTATGGTATCATTAAACTGCTGGTTCAATTCTCCATGAAAGGCAAGTAGATCCCTGGTCTCTTGTTTGCAGCAATTGTTATTTTCTTTCTTGCACCTTTTTCCATCTGCAAGTCAAACTGTTGCACGATAACTAACTTCATCACTGCAACACACACCCCACACGGCATTGGCTCTGGCTCTTTTCACACTTATATTTTCCAAGATTTATCCCATTAATGTTACTAGGATCTTGTACAAGGACCACATTTCCCAGCATTCTGGCTCTGGCTtgcattcacacagaatgctcTTATAATTTTCCGGAACCAAAGTCCATTGTGAACACAGCCCTTATTTTCACCAGAACTTCACAACATGTCTAGAACTGCATCTTTGGCTCACATTGTTCTTCAGGTGATCACACTTATTTCTCCTGTGGACTTTCTCAGTCTTTGGTGAATTTGAAAGTTGAATGTGTTGTACTAGAGGATGCAGAAGTGATTGACTCCAGTAGAGGATCTTGACACAATAAAGCTCTTTAAAGTATCAAATGGGAAACCGTTCTTTTCAGCTGTGAACATATGATTATACCAGTAAATCTCAAACATCTTTCAAAAGCTatgttattgcatttaataataataataataataaaaataaataaataaataacctgtTGAATTGAATACATCATATACTGTAATATTCCCAGTCCTCCAGTTTTCCTAAGGTTAAACCAGGTGGCTTTAATTTGTTTGCAGGCGAAGCTCAGTACAATGACGCCTTTACTGCTACAGTCAACCGCTGTCTTAAACTTGTCATTGAATTACAAATAAAGTATACGTTTGTCTTGcagtttagctttatttttcacAACCCAACACAATTACATATTTCAGAAATTCAGCACCATCAAAAGACATAAAAACATAACCTCATCACACCACTATTCATCTACAGATATATGACCTATATTAAATTATGTGTACAAGCCTCATCTTCAGCATCCATACAGCTTGTTGATCCTCAGGATGTCGATGTTGGACAGTCCCTGCCTCTGTCCGATTTCCACCGTGGCATCAGGAATGGGAGTGATGGTTTCCAGCCCAGGCTGGATGGCGAAGGCTGTTCTTCCATAGTGCATGATGGAGCTGTAGTCGTATGGAGTGTTTTGGTTGTTGGTGTTCTGTTTCTCGAAGTTGTAGGACATGTCAGGAGACAAGTTCTCCCAGTTGATTTTGACGTACTTGTCACGATCGCTCCTGGTTTGCTCGTGGTAGAAGCCCAGGGCATGATTCAGCTCATGTTGAGCGATGCCAGTGTACACACAGCCTTGCCTGTTGAGGGAGACCACCTGTTTGCCACCAGTTCTACCTAGAGAAGAGTAGCACCTGAGAGGAGAAAGGAAATAAAGGGGTTAGATATCTGATTTAATGTTCTTGTTGTAAAAGAGAGTCCTGATTATTTTGTATAATTGTTCTGACCCATCTTTGTTCTCAATACTGATGTAGTCAGTCTGAGATGATCTGGCCACAAAGCGGATGCAGGTTTTGGCATGAAAGGCCGACATGGCGTTCGCAATCACAGATCTGTCATAATTGGCTGCAAACAAAAGGTTCCACAAGTTTAAAATGGCatctaaatgaatgaattgtGTTCAACGAATGAAGGAGATTCACGTACAGAATTCAGCGCTCACTATGTACGGGACCTCCACTACGTTGTTAGAGTTTTTCTTCCAGAAACAGTTGTTGTTCAAGCAGTAGAGAGCATTTCTGGTTTTGGGAAAGACCAGATCTCCTTCAATCAAGACTTCAGATGATcctgcatttaaagagacacatattgatgaaataacacaaaatatttatagGCCTCAATCACTGACCATTTACTGGCTTTATAGAAATCTACAAGGTGTCTGACCATTGTTGGTGTCCAAAATTCTTGTGGTGATGTCCAGAGTTTCAGGCTCTGATACAAATACGCCTTCAAACATCTGCTCCTGGTGGTAGAAATAGAGATGTTTTAAACAACTCATTTGAGGAGAGTTAATAATTTGAGAGAGAGACTAGATAGGATCTTACCATGAGAGGAGACGCCTGGGAGATgccaaacagcagcagcagaatgGAGAGGGAGGCTCTTGTGTCCATGCTGTGTCCTCAGTGTGTAGAGATGTCAAGGATGCTCCTGTGCTGAGGTCTGATGTCTGCGAGCTGTTCTGTCTGGACTTTATATTCACCTGAGTAGGTGGCTCCACTGGGGGATTATGGGTAGGGTCTTAGTGTCCAGAGTCTAAAATGTGTGCCTAAAGGGAGGAAGCTCTGACCCCACCTGTTGGTCCTAATCTTTGCACAATCATAGAATATACCTCAGTTTGTTCATCTAATTCTCTGTAATGGACGTGCTTTAGCTTTTGGACTTCAACACATGCCCTAACACAGTAATATAGAGGGATGGTCCACAATACATTAAATGTGCTCTGTAGGTAGATTACCAGTGAATCCTTATTCATGAGAACATCTCAATGTACTGCAAAGATTAGAAAATGACTCCAAAAAATATTAGCAAGATGGACAACTGACTACTTAAATTAGCTTAGCTAAGCTGAAAGCTTTTGATTTAATGGAAAATCAGAAACAATTACTGTGTATTGCTAAAATATTATCAGGacaaatgtaatattatatatatttagtatttCATAGCACTACACAACTCTTTATTTGATACAATTGCTTTGTTATGAAGAAGCAACATGATTTCAAACAGTGACAACCCCACCTTTCTACTTAGTAAAGTTGTTTAATAGttgaagaagaatggcatctacgctaacattagtctttctgtttatcccgaggtttaccgtagtccaTTACCGTAGaccagtggtcaccaacctttttaagcccaagatccctgacctcgacctttatgaaagacaagatctacttgatagaaaaagacagcccagattgtatttagtatttttttcatggccaatttagattctgatttatttatttatttatttttacaagcaaattggccgattcttatactggttgcagatatttattattattattattattactattactattactattattattattattattattattataaacaaagatacatagccatttcaaattagagggaaccactgctttttaatcacaatctaAACAAAGATGCTATCACATTgtatgagcagttgttttttatttgaattaattgagatttaatttcaagatttaaagcaaaaacagaacggtctgactttatctttgtgaaattatatgctacacacaaaaaaagcttgaaacaaaaacagcagactGAATGAGACAcagattcactctctgacagcaggtggcgcttaagGAGCAGCAGAGATAcagcgtttccttggttaccgctgtaaacaaagctgaactgcgctaataattagctactttattcggaGGTAAGAGGAAAGTAAAATACCATTGCCATCGAATTTTTCTGAAGACAGTAATTCCTTTTACAGATGCATTCATATAACCCCTCACAACCAAttccatatttatattttcttcctatatttcgagcatcgtgaacagtgagctgctctgTCTGCTACAGAATTGTCTCCTCTTTGCGTCCGTCTTCAGcgtctctggcctcttgttTACGGCCGTTTACAGACTCGGACATGATGTGGGCTATTTCCCTTTATCACTGTCCCCGTAGCTCcctaaaataacagaaaaataaatacaaaaatacagtacagtacagtacagactggagaaatgtaatgtatttttgtactcatatttctgttattttcgcgagctactggaacagtgataaagatcgaccggtcgatcgcagcgacgggttggcgaccactgcCGTAGACCATCTATTGTGAAGGCATCATCGACACGGCAGCCAGTGGCACAGCTCCTACACAAACCGTCTGTACCGcagtgatgaatacgatcctcaactggatggaactgaaataaataatttgaatgttgcaatcctatcggacttatgatagcaacctgaatcgtaacaaagcactgtttgccagaggaggactggccccccgactaagcctggtttctcccaaggtttttttctgcattttaacacctatttgccacctgatgttacctgttggagtttgggttccttgccgctatcgcctttggcttgcttagttggggacacttgacatttgatattcaacagtgctttgatctgcctgcattgacactattctttaaaagctgctgtgcagccaaaatgatataccagttatcaatgtaaagctgctttgacacaatctgcattgtaaaaagcgctacataaataaaggtgacttgacttgaactaCGCATAGCAATGCTACTGCATTTTACACATTCAACTGTACACCATTTCTAGTTAAAGATGAGTCACATTTCATCTCTTTGTGATTTTAAGTTTTGATCGAAAAAGTTTCTAATTTGCTTTTATAgaaattgtgtattttattCTGAGGTTCAGATGTTATATTCAGTTTCTGCAatgaagcagaaaaaaaaattgctctATAATTCGATCCTAACATCACAAGTAAGATGTTCTTAGTTTCATTTACAAAGAGattctgggggaaaaaaagaaaaattctgGTAATTGCTCTTGCATTGTGTTATTTTCTTCATTTACACTGCCAGAGCGTTCCCACCTGATATGTAATGTACTTCACGTGTTTACACGTACATGAAATCCAATAGCAAATTATATAGTAgtttatgcgtatttggcgtgccgTCCAGGGAAGGGCGCTGAGTTTGGAATttggcccaaacccagagtacaCCCCTTCCATGACTGGGATAGAAACCAGCCAAGAGCAAGGTGATGGGTTGAATGGAGGGATGCTGTGAAACGTGTCGCGGGATAGAGGTGAGAGACGGGCTTATATACAGGCTTCTCCTTgtgctgattgattgattaccCGAACGTGCTCCTCCCgaattctgttaaataaaacttcataTGTTGAAAAGTTCTCCATTTAATTTTGTTATCCTCCCACAAACAGTAATTTCACGAGTTCActcttacaaataatcagataaaaagtgaaaagtatgcgtatttggcatgctgtctgAAGGGAGGGCTCGAAACTCAGAATTTAGCCTGAATCCAACATACTCCTTATATGCCTGGTTAATAGTAACCAGGTGAttgtgaggagacggggtggtgtAGGGATGGAGAAAACTATCGAGGACCATAGATGAGTCagctatgtatatatatatatatatatatatatatatatatatatatatatatatatatataggcctccCTCGTGCTGATTGGATAGGCAACATGAACATGTTCCCCccaatcttaaagggttagttcacccaaaaatgaaatttgtttcattaattactcaccctcatgctgttgcAAATCCgtgagaccttcattcatcttcggaacacaaattaagatatttttgatgaatccgagaggtatatgacttgtccatagacagcaatacaATCAAcgctttcaaggtccagaaaggtactaaaggcaTCGTTAAAAccgtcgacgtgactgcagtggttcaaacttaattttatgaagtgatttTAACAAAACATCATATTGTGTATGCTGTATGGTATCATTAAACTGCTGGTTCAATTCTCCATGAAAGGCAAGTAGATCCCTGGTCTCTTGTTTGCAGCAATTGTTATTTTCTTTCTTGCACCTTTTTCCATCTGCAAGTCAAACTGTTGCACGATAACTAACTTCATCACTGCAACACACACCCCACACGGCATTGGCTCTGGCTCTTTTCACACTTATATTTTCCAAGATTTATCCCATTAATGTTACTAGGATCTTGTACAAGGACCACATTTCCCAGCATTCTGGCTCTGGCTtgcattcacacagaatgctcttataattttataattttataatttttatattaaattatgtgtACAAGCCTCATCTTCAGCATCCATACAGCTTGTTGATCCTCAGGATGTCGATGTTGGACAGTCCCTGCCTCTGTCCGATTTCCACCGTGGCATCAGGAATGGGAGTGATGGTTTCCAGCCCAGGCTGGATGGCGAAGGCTGTTCTTCCATAGTGCATGATGGAGCTGTAGTCGTATGGAGTGTTTTGGTTGTTGGTGTTCTGTTTCTCGAAGTTGTAGGACATGTCAGGAGACAAGTTCTCCCAGTTGATTTTGACGTACTTGTCACGATCGCTCCTGGTTTGCTCGTGGTAGAAGCCCAGGGCATGATTCAGCTCATGTTGAGCGATGCCAGTGTACACACAGCCTTGCCTGTTGAGGGAGACCACCTGTTTGCCACCAGTTCTACCTAGAGAAGAGTAGCACCTGAGAGGAGAAAGGAAATAAAGGGGTTAGATATCTGATTTAATGTTCTTGTTGTAAAAGAGAGTCCTGATTATTTTGTATAATTGTTCTGACCCATCTTTGTTCTCAATACTGATGTAGTCAGTCTGAGATGATCTGGCCACAAAGCGGATGCAGGTTTTGGCATGAAAGGCCGACATGGCGTTCGCAATCACAGATCTGTCATAATTGGCTGCAAACAAAAGGTTCCACAAGTTTAAAATGGCatctaaatgaatgaattgtGTTCAACGAATGAAGGAGATTCACGTACAGAATTCAGCGCTCACTATGTACGGGACCTCCACTACGTTGTTAGAGTTTTTCTTCCAGAAACAGTTGTTGTTCAAGCAGTAGAGAGCATTTCTGGTTTTGGGAAAGACCAGATCTCCTTCAATCAAGACTTCAGATGATcctgcatttaaagagacacatattgatgaaataacacaaaatatttatagGCCTCAATCACTGACCATTTACTGGCTTTATAGAAATCTACAAGGTGTCTGACCATTGTTGGTGTCCAAAATTCTTGTGGTGATGTCCAGAGTTTCAGGCTCTGATACAAATACGCCTTCAAACATCTGCTCCTGGTGGTAGAAATAGAGATGTTTTAAACAACTCATTTGAGGAGAGTTAATAATTTGAGAGAGAGACTAGATAGGATCTTACCATGAGAGGAGACGCCTGGGAGATgccaaacagcagcagcagaatgGAGAGGGAGGCTCTTGTGTCCATGCTGTGTCCTCAGTGTGTAGAGATGTCAAGGATGCTCCTGTGCTGAGGTCTGATGTCTGCGAGCTGTTCTGTCTGGACTTTATATTCACCTGAGTAGGTGGCTCCACTGGGGGATTATGGGTAGGGTCTTAGTGTCCAGAGTCTAAAATGTGTGCCTAAAGGGAGGAAGCTCTGACCCCACCTGTTGGTCCTAATCTTTGCACAATCATAGAATATACCTCAGTTTGTTCATCTAATTCTCTGTAATGGACGTGCTTTAGCTTTTGGACTTCAACACATGCCCTAACACAGTAATATAGAGGGATGGTCCACAATACATTAAATGTGCTCTGTAGGTAGATTACCAGTGAATCCTTATTCATGAGAACATCTCAATGTACTGCAAAGATTAGAAAATGACTCCAAAAAATATTAGCAAGATGGACAACTGACTACTTAAATTAGCTTAGCTAAGCTGAAAGCTTTTGATTTAATGGAAAATCAGAAACAATTACTGTGTATTGCTAAAATATTATCAGGacaaatgtaatattatatatatttagtatttCATAGCACTACACAACTCTTTATTTGATACAATTGTTTTGTTATGAAGAAGCAACATGATTTCAAACAGTGACAACCCCACCTTTCTACTTAGTAAAGTTGTTTAATAGttgaagaagaatggcatctacgctaacattagtctttctgtttatcccgaggtttaccgtagtccaTTACCGTAGaccagtggtcaccaacctttttaagcccaagatccctgacctcgacctttatgaaagacaagatctacttgatagaaaaagacagcccagattgtatttagtatttttttcatggccaatttagattctgatttatttatttatttatttttacaagcaaattggccgattcttatactggttgcagatatttattattattattattattactattactattactattattattattattattattattattattattattatcaaagatacatagccatttcaaattagagggaaccactgctttttaatcacaatctaAACAAAGATGCTATCACATTGTATGAGCAgttgtattttatttgaattaattgagatttaatttcaagatttaaagcaaaaacagaacggtctgactttatctttgtgaaattatatgctacacacaaaaaaagcttgaaacaaaaacagcagactGAATGAGACAcagattcactctctgacagcaggtggcgcttatggagcagcagagatacagcgtttccttggttaccgctgtaaacaaagctgaactgcgctaataattagctactttattcggaGGTAAGAGGAAAGTAAAATACCATTGCCATCGAAATTTTTCTGAAGACAGTAATTCCTTTTACAGATGCATTCATATAATCCCTCACAACCAAttccatatttatattttcttcctatatttcgagcatcgtgaacagtgagctgctctgTCTGCTACAGAATTGTCTCCTCTTTGCGTCCGTCTTCAGcgtctctggcctcttgttTACGGCCGTTTACAGACTCGGACATGATGTGGGCTATTTCCCTTTATCACTGTCCCCGTAGCTCcctaaaataacagaaaaataaatacaaaaatacagtacagtacagtacagactggagaaatgtaatgtatttttgtactcatatttctgttattttcgcgagctactggaacagtgataaagatcgaccggtcgatcgcagcgacgggttggcgaccactgcCGTAGACCATCTATTGTGAAGGCATCATCGACACGGCAGCCAGTGGCACAGCTCCTACACAAACCGTCTGTACCGcagtgatgaatacgatcctcaactggatggaactgaaataaataatttgaatgttgcaatcctatcggacttatgatagcaacctgaatcgtaacaaagcactgtttgccagaggaggactggccccccgactaagcctggtttctcccaaggttttttttctgcattttaacacctatttgccacctgatgttacctgttggagtttgggttccttgccgctatcgcctttggcttgcttagttggggacacttgacatttgatattcaacagtgctttgatctgcctgcattgacactattctttaaaagctgctgtgcagccaaaatgatataccagttatcaatgtaaagctgctttgacacaatctgcattgtaaaaagcgctacataaataaaggtgacttgacttgaactaCGCATAGCAATGCTACTGCATTTTACACATTCAACTGTACACCATTTCTAGTTAAAGATGAGTCACATTTCATCTCTTTGTGATTTTAAGTTTTGATCGAAAAAGTTTCTAATTTGCTTTTATAgaaattgtgtattttattCTGAGGTTCAGATGTTATATTCAGTTTCTGCAatgaagcagaaaaaaaaattgctctATAATTCGATCCTAACATCACAAGTAAGATGTTCTTAGTTTCATTTACAAAGAGattctggggggaaaaaaagaaaaaattctgGTAATTGCTCTTGCATTGTGTTATTTTCTTCATTTACACTGCCAGAGCGTTCCCACCTGATATGTAATGTACTTCACGTGTTTACACGTACATGAAATCCAATAGCAAATTATATAGTAgtttatgcgtatttggcgtgccgTCCAGGGAAG
The nucleotide sequence above comes from Chanodichthys erythropterus isolate Z2021 chromosome 10, ASM2448905v1, whole genome shotgun sequence. Encoded proteins:
- the LOC137027672 gene encoding hatching enzyme 1.2-like, with translation MDTRASLSILLLLFGISQASPLMMFEGVFVSEPETLDITTRILDTNNGSSEVLIEGDLVFPKTRNALYCLNNNCFWKKNSNNVVEVPYIVSAEFSNYDRSVIANAMSAFHAKTCIRFVARSSQTDYISIENKDGCYSSLGRTGGKQVVSLNRQGCVYTGIAQHELNHALGFYHEQTRSDRDKYVKINWENLSPDMSYNFEKQNTNNQNTPYDYSSIMHYGRTAFAIQPGLETITPIPDATVEIGQRQGLSNIDILRINKLYGC